The genome window ATGGGCACGATGGCCACTTGCACGGGTGCCAGCTTCGGGGGCAGCACCAGCCCGTGGTCGTCGCTGTGCGTGAGGATCAAGGCGCCCATCAGTCGGGTGCTCACCCCCCAGCTCGTCGCCCACACATGCTCTTGCTTGTTCTCCTTATTCGTGAAGAGCACATCGAATGCCTTGGCGAAATTCTGCCCAAGGAAGTGTGAGGTGCCGGCCTGCAGCGCTTTGCCATCCTGCATCAGCGCCTCTATGCAATAGGTCTCCTCAGCTCCGGCGAAGCGCTCGCTGGCGGTCTTGATGCCCTTGATCACCGGGATTGCCAGCCATTCCTCGGCGAAGCGCGCGTAAACTTCGAGCATGCGTTCGGTCTCGGCGATCGCCTCTTCCTTGGCGGCGTGGGCGGTGTGGCCCTCTTGCCAGAGGAATTCCGAGGTGCGCAGGAATAAGCGCGTGCGCATCTCCCAGCGAACCACGTTCGCCCATTGGTTGATCAGCAGCGGCAGGTCGCGGTAGCTGTTGATCCAGCCGCGATAGGTGTTCCAGATGATGGTCTCGCTCGTGGGCCGAACGATGAGCTCCTCTTCCAGTTTCGCGTCAGGGTCGACGATCACACCATGAACGGGATCGCTCTTGAGGCGGTAATGCGTAACCACGGCGCATTCCTTCGCGAAGCCTTCAACGTGGCTGGCCTCTTTGGCCAGATAGCTCTTGGGGATGAACAGCGGGAAGTAGGCATTCACATGCCCCGTGGCCTTGAACATGTCGTCGAGCGCGCGCTGCATCTTCTCCCAGATGGCATAGCCATGCGGCTTGATCACCATGCAACCGCGAACGTCGCTGTGCTCGGCCAGATCGGCTTTCAGAACGAGGTCATTGTACCACTGCGCGTAATCGTCGGCGCGCTTCGTTAACAGGTCGGCCATCGGTGCAGCCCGGTACTATTTTTGTTCCAGCCGGGACGCGCCGAAAGTACGTATCGCCATTCCGGCGCCTCATCGATCCGTTCACCCAAACCCGAAGGAACCATGGCAGTTCGCCCGATCACCCCACTCCTGGTCGCGTTCGCGTTGATCCTCGGGTCGTGCACAACGACCCAGCCATTGGTGCAGCACGACGACGACGTCTACTTCATGCCATCGACCGCCAAGGCTGCATCAAACGCCCAAGAG of Flavobacteriales bacterium contains these proteins:
- a CDS encoding proline--tRNA ligase encodes the protein MADLLTKRADDYAQWYNDLVLKADLAEHSDVRGCMVIKPHGYAIWEKMQRALDDMFKATGHVNAYFPLFIPKSYLAKEASHVEGFAKECAVVTHYRLKSDPVHGVIVDPDAKLEEELIVRPTSETIIWNTYRGWINSYRDLPLLINQWANVVRWEMRTRLFLRTSEFLWQEGHTAHAAKEEAIAETERMLEVYARFAEEWLAIPVIKGIKTASERFAGAEETYCIEALMQDGKALQAGTSHFLGQNFAKAFDVLFTNKENKQEHVWATSWGVSTRLMGALILTHSDDHGLVLPPKLAPVQVAIVPIAKNPEQFNAIRTYAAPMMESLRAKGISVKFDDDDTKKPGWKFAEYEFKGYPVRIAIGPRDLENGTVEVARRDTLEKQVMQMTDLAEKVEHLLGHIQDNLYQKALAMREAGTRAVDSYDEFKVEIEKGGFLLAHWDGTPETEARVKEETKATIRCIPLDGDGAPGTCMVSGKASARRVIFARAY